Proteins found in one Serratia plymuthica genomic segment:
- a CDS encoding Rap1a/Tai family immunity protein: MIIRGSLLAVLLFSSAANAGFYSGNALLSETGGYVKNKNGAATVAEALDGGMFMGYVAGVFDTYSMQGNRNICPDAGMSVGMAADAVMHYLNEHPEQLHYSAPSVIMLALTAAYPCERH; this comes from the coding sequence ATGATTATACGGGGTTCTCTTTTAGCGGTCTTATTGTTTTCTTCTGCGGCCAATGCCGGTTTTTATTCCGGCAACGCTTTGCTGTCTGAAACCGGCGGCTATGTGAAAAATAAAAATGGGGCGGCTACCGTTGCCGAAGCCCTCGATGGCGGAATGTTTATGGGCTATGTGGCCGGCGTCTTTGACACCTATTCGATGCAGGGCAATCGTAATATTTGCCCGGATGCCGGCATGAGCGTAGGCATGGCTGCCGATGCGGTAATGCATTATTTAAATGAACATCCGGAGCAGCTGCATTATTCTGCCCCCTCAGTGATCATGCTGGCGTTAACCGCCGCTTATCCTTGTGAAAGGCACTAA
- a CDS encoding L-threonylcarbamoyladenylate synthase has translation MSQLFYIHPDNPQPRLINQAVDVLRKGGVIVYPTDSGYALGCKLEEKSAMERICRIRQLDGNHNFTLMCRDLSELSTYAHVDNTAFRLIKNNTPGNYTFILKATKEVPRRLMNDKRKTIGLRVPSNPIALALLEVLNEPMMSTTLMLPGNDFAESDPEEIGEHLGKQVDLVIHGGFLGQQPTTVIDLTESAPEVVREGAGDTTPFR, from the coding sequence ATGAGTCAGCTTTTTTATATTCATCCAGATAATCCTCAACCGCGTCTGATCAACCAGGCGGTGGACGTGCTGCGCAAAGGCGGGGTGATTGTTTACCCCACCGATTCCGGTTACGCGCTGGGCTGCAAGCTGGAAGAAAAATCGGCTATGGAACGCATCTGCCGTATTCGCCAGTTGGACGGTAACCACAACTTTACGCTGATGTGCCGCGATTTGTCCGAACTCTCGACTTACGCCCATGTCGACAATACCGCATTCCGTTTGATCAAAAACAACACGCCCGGCAACTACACCTTCATCCTGAAAGCGACCAAAGAAGTGCCACGCCGGCTGATGAATGACAAACGCAAAACCATAGGTCTGCGCGTGCCTTCGAACCCGATTGCGTTGGCGCTGTTGGAAGTGCTGAACGAGCCGATGATGTCGACCACGCTGATGTTACCGGGTAACGATTTCGCCGAATCCGATCCGGAAGAGATCGGCGAACATCTGGGCAAACAGGTAGATCTGGTGATCCACGGCGGTTTCCTGGGCCAGCAGCCGACCACGGTGATTGATCTGACCGAGTCGGCGCCGGAAGTGGTGCGTGAAGGTGCGGGCGACACAACGCCATTCCGTTGA
- the rnm gene encoding RNase RNM: MTDSNPQPSAFTLYDLHSHTTASDGYLTPAQLVQRAVEMRVGVLAITDHDTTDGLAAAAATIAELSLPLQLVNGVEISTLWENHEIHIVGLGIDIAHAAMVQLLAEQTERRNLRAQEIGVRLAKARIDGAFEGAQKLADGGAVTRGHFARYLVQIGIADNMAQVFKKYLAKGKTGYVPPQWCTIEQAIDAIHQSGGQAVIAHPGRYDLTAKWLKRLFAHFAEHGGDAMEVAQCQQAPHERSQLAKYAQEYQLLASQGSDFHQPCSWIELGRKLWLPGGVEPVWRDWPQPQQAAVY, from the coding sequence TTGACAGACAGCAACCCCCAGCCTTCCGCGTTTACCCTTTACGACCTCCACAGCCATACCACCGCCTCCGACGGCTATCTGACGCCGGCGCAGCTGGTGCAACGGGCGGTTGAAATGCGGGTTGGCGTATTGGCCATCACCGACCACGACACCACCGATGGGCTGGCCGCCGCCGCCGCCACGATTGCCGAGTTGTCGCTGCCGTTGCAACTGGTGAACGGGGTAGAAATCTCCACGCTGTGGGAAAACCACGAGATTCATATCGTCGGCCTGGGGATTGATATCGCCCACGCGGCGATGGTGCAACTGTTGGCCGAACAAACCGAACGTCGCAACCTGCGGGCGCAGGAAATTGGCGTTCGGCTGGCAAAGGCGCGTATCGATGGCGCCTTCGAAGGCGCACAAAAACTGGCTGACGGCGGAGCGGTGACCCGTGGGCATTTTGCACGTTATCTGGTGCAGATCGGCATTGCCGACAACATGGCGCAGGTGTTCAAGAAATATCTGGCCAAAGGCAAAACCGGTTATGTTCCGCCACAGTGGTGTACAATAGAACAAGCCATTGATGCGATTCATCAATCTGGCGGGCAGGCGGTGATCGCGCATCCGGGCCGTTACGATCTGACGGCTAAATGGCTGAAGCGACTGTTTGCGCATTTTGCCGAACATGGCGGCGACGCGATGGAAGTGGCCCAGTGCCAGCAAGCACCGCATGAGCGTTCGCAACTGGCGAAATACGCGCAAGAGTATCAATTACTGGCGTCGCAGGGGTCGGATTTTCATCAGCCCTGCTCGTGGATCGAACTGGGCCGTAAACTGTGGTTACCCGGTGGCGTTGAGCCGGTGTGGCGTGACTGGCCGCAACCGCAGCAGGCAGCAGTATATTGA
- a CDS encoding anthranilate synthase component 1, with translation MMNIKPQLTLLKAETSYRGDPTTIFHQLCGARPATLLLESAEINSKQNLQSLLVIDSALRITALGRSVTLQALTANGAAMLPLLDETLPAEVQIQVRPNGRELTFPAIDAVQDEDARLRSLSVFDALRTLLTLVDAPADEREAVMLGGLFAYDLVAGFEDLPALRQDQRCPDFCFYLAETLLVLDHQRGVARLQASVFTADTAEEQRLQQRLEQLQAQLKQTPQPIPHQKLENMQLSCNQTDEEYSAVVSELQQAIRQGEIFQVVPSRRFSLPCPAPLAAYQTLKDSNPSPYMFFMQDDEFTLFGASPESALKYDASNRQIEIYPIAGTRPRGRRADGSLDLDLDSRIELEMRTDHKELAEHLMLVDLARNDLARICQAGSRYVADLTKVDRYSFVMHLVSRVIGTLRADLDVLHAYQACMNMGTLSGAPKVRAMQLIAASEGSRRGSYGGAVGYFTATGDLDTCIVIRSAYVEDGIATVQAGAGVVLDSVPQAEADETRNKARAVLRAIASAHQAKEVF, from the coding sequence ATGATGAACATCAAACCACAACTCACACTGCTAAAGGCGGAAACCAGCTACCGGGGCGATCCGACGACCATTTTCCACCAGTTGTGCGGCGCGCGCCCGGCCACCCTGCTGCTGGAATCTGCCGAGATAAACAGCAAGCAAAACCTCCAAAGCCTGCTGGTGATCGACAGCGCCCTGCGCATCACTGCACTGGGCCGCAGCGTCACGCTGCAGGCGCTGACCGCCAACGGCGCGGCGATGCTGCCGCTGCTCGATGAAACGCTGCCGGCAGAAGTGCAGATTCAGGTACGCCCAAACGGCCGCGAACTGACCTTCCCGGCCATTGACGCGGTGCAGGATGAAGATGCCCGCCTGCGCTCGCTGTCAGTATTTGACGCGTTGCGCACGCTGTTGACACTGGTTGACGCCCCGGCGGACGAACGTGAAGCCGTCATGCTCGGCGGTCTGTTTGCCTATGACCTGGTCGCCGGTTTTGAAGACCTGCCGGCACTGCGCCAGGATCAACGTTGCCCGGACTTCTGCTTCTATCTGGCGGAAACCCTGCTGGTGCTGGACCACCAGCGCGGCGTCGCCCGTCTGCAGGCCAGCGTGTTTACCGCCGACACGGCGGAGGAACAGCGTCTGCAGCAGCGTCTTGAGCAGTTGCAGGCCCAGTTGAAGCAGACCCCGCAACCCATTCCGCATCAGAAACTGGAAAACATGCAGTTGAGCTGCAACCAGACCGATGAGGAATACAGCGCCGTGGTCAGCGAGCTGCAGCAGGCCATTCGCCAGGGCGAGATTTTCCAGGTGGTGCCATCACGCCGCTTCTCGCTGCCATGCCCGGCCCCGCTGGCGGCCTATCAAACGTTGAAAGACAGCAACCCAAGCCCTTACATGTTCTTTATGCAGGACGACGAATTCACGCTGTTCGGCGCCTCTCCGGAAAGCGCGTTGAAATACGACGCAAGCAACCGTCAGATCGAAATTTACCCTATCGCCGGTACCCGCCCGCGTGGCCGCCGCGCCGATGGCTCGCTGGATCTGGATCTCGACAGCCGCATCGAGTTGGAAATGCGCACCGATCACAAAGAGCTGGCCGAGCATCTGATGCTGGTCGATCTGGCGCGCAACGATCTGGCGCGCATCTGCCAGGCCGGCAGCCGCTACGTGGCGGACCTGACCAAAGTGGATCGCTACTCTTTCGTGATGCACCTGGTTTCCCGTGTGATCGGCACCTTGCGTGCAGACCTTGACGTGTTGCACGCCTACCAGGCCTGCATGAACATGGGGACCCTGAGCGGTGCGCCCAAGGTTCGCGCCATGCAACTGATCGCCGCTTCTGAAGGCTCCCGTCGCGGTAGCTACGGCGGCGCAGTGGGCTATTTCACCGCCACCGGCGACCTGGATACCTGTATTGTCATCCGCTCGGCGTATGTTGAAGACGGTATCGCCACCGTGCAAGCCGGCGCCGGCGTGGTGCTGGATTCTGTTCCTCAGGCGGAAGCCGATGAAACCCGTAATAAGGCGCGTGCCGTGCTGCGTGCCATTGCCAGCGCGCACCAAGCCAAGGAGGTGTTCTGA
- the trpCF gene encoding bifunctional indole-3-glycerol-phosphate synthase TrpC/phosphoribosylanthranilate isomerase TrpF: MQETVLNKIVRDKAQWVAARQQQQPLASFRNEIVPSERGFYHALQGARTAFILECKKASPSKGLIRENFDPVEIASVYKDFASAISVLTDEKYFQGSFDFLPLVSKTVTQPVLCKDFIIDPYQIYLARFYQADAILLMLSVLDDEQYRQLAAVAHSLNMGVLTEVISEEELQRAIALEARVVGINNRDLRDLSIDLDRTRQLAPRVPHGVTVISESGINNYGQIRELSHFANGFLIGSALMSETDLRAAVRRVTLGDNKVCGLTRPQDAAAAYQAGAVYGGLIFVGRSPRYVDINRAREVIAGAPLKYVGVFCDAQVETLVQTVERLDLQAVQLHGTEDQIYIDALRAKLPAACQIWKALSVKDSLPARDLQHVDRYLLDNGAGGTGQRFDWSVLHGQNLGNVMLAGGLSADNCVDAAKLGCAGLDFNSGVESQPGIKDPARLAAVFKTLRAY; this comes from the coding sequence ATGCAGGAAACCGTGCTCAACAAGATTGTTCGTGATAAAGCGCAATGGGTCGCAGCACGACAGCAACAACAGCCACTGGCCAGCTTTCGCAATGAAATCGTCCCAAGCGAACGCGGCTTTTATCATGCGCTGCAAGGGGCCAGAACGGCGTTTATTCTTGAATGCAAAAAAGCGTCCCCTTCCAAAGGCTTGATCCGCGAAAACTTTGATCCGGTCGAAATCGCTTCGGTCTACAAGGATTTCGCGTCGGCCATCTCGGTGCTGACCGATGAGAAGTATTTTCAGGGCAGTTTCGATTTCCTGCCGCTGGTCAGCAAAACGGTGACCCAGCCGGTGCTGTGCAAAGATTTTATTATCGATCCGTACCAGATCTACCTGGCGCGGTTCTATCAGGCCGATGCCATCCTGCTGATGTTGTCGGTACTGGACGACGAACAATACCGCCAGTTGGCGGCCGTGGCGCACAGCCTGAACATGGGCGTGCTGACCGAAGTGATCAGCGAAGAAGAACTGCAACGGGCGATCGCGTTGGAAGCGCGTGTGGTCGGCATCAATAACCGTGACCTGCGGGATTTGAGCATCGATCTGGATCGCACTCGCCAACTTGCGCCACGCGTGCCGCACGGTGTAACGGTGATCAGCGAATCCGGCATCAACAATTACGGCCAAATCCGCGAACTGAGCCACTTCGCCAACGGCTTCCTGATCGGCAGCGCGCTGATGTCGGAAACCGATCTGCGCGCCGCCGTGCGTCGGGTAACGCTGGGCGACAATAAAGTCTGCGGGCTGACCCGTCCGCAGGATGCCGCAGCCGCCTATCAGGCCGGCGCCGTCTACGGCGGGCTGATTTTTGTCGGGCGTTCGCCGCGCTATGTCGACATCAACCGCGCCCGCGAAGTGATTGCCGGTGCGCCGTTGAAATACGTCGGCGTGTTCTGCGATGCGCAAGTGGAAACCCTGGTGCAAACCGTCGAACGCCTTGATCTTCAAGCGGTGCAGTTGCACGGTACGGAAGATCAAATCTATATCGACGCCCTGCGCGCCAAACTGCCTGCCGCCTGCCAGATTTGGAAAGCGCTGAGCGTGAAAGACAGCTTGCCGGCGCGTGACCTGCAACACGTCGACCGCTATCTGCTGGATAACGGCGCAGGCGGCACCGGCCAGCGTTTCGACTGGTCGGTATTGCACGGCCAAAACCTGGGTAACGTGATGCTGGCGGGCGGTCTGA